From Vallicoccus soli, one genomic window encodes:
- a CDS encoding NPCBM/NEW2 domain-containing protein — MPRTRVASALAAVLSTVPVALPLPAAAAPGDLGGVVVEVLRPAPVALTVPETSLALRAGDDVELRTRLATPDGRGVAGARVVVLGRRGAADPWRALRTLTTDRQGLARTALGPERSAEYSVRHDPTVRHAAAVSPVVRVTVARTVQRVLGLRVVPVLAEPGADPATCCPLAVDGAPRPARGLPLHLLGTAQGVADGTPVTVEAMARWGEWQTVATPRVVDGRFDVPAVEGPCCGYSTVLRAVVAAAGAAPALRSPDTWVTPAAPRLSATLPPAVARGQVLRVEGTWAPASAGRVVRLQQLRDRVWTTAAEAVTTADGRFSLVARPPQPGTHGYRVAAVAQGRLPVQATPPSTVVVRDAPLPAAWATALSDLSPATAGPRPLPGAVRVDGREHARSLRLPAAASLDLPLGADAATFHATVAVAAPGPAGAPAELRVRVDGRTVLSRTVPDGTAFPLAVDVRGARTLSVAAGPTGHGGDGAGPLVVLGSAAVTSAVEPPRGVVPGILYLADRAPVAVTGGVRVADDLLLAAGTGPAGSAGWTLDGGRTRLTASARLGGGGAGTGSVRVVGDGRLLATYEGVGAVAVPLDVDVRGVRDLRVELALGEGAAGELRVSHAAVLP, encoded by the coding sequence GTGCCGCGTACGCGCGTCGCCTCGGCCCTGGCCGCGGTGCTGAGCACCGTCCCGGTGGCCCTGCCCCTGCCCGCCGCGGCCGCCCCGGGCGACCTGGGCGGTGTCGTCGTCGAGGTCCTGCGGCCCGCGCCGGTGGCGCTGACCGTGCCCGAGACGTCGCTGGCCCTGCGGGCGGGCGACGACGTCGAGCTGCGGACGCGCCTCGCCACGCCCGACGGCCGCGGCGTCGCCGGCGCGCGGGTCGTCGTCCTCGGCCGCCGCGGCGCCGCCGACCCCTGGCGGGCCCTGCGGACCCTGACGACCGACCGGCAGGGCCTCGCCCGCACGGCGCTGGGGCCCGAGCGGAGCGCGGAGTACTCCGTGCGGCACGACCCCACCGTGCGGCACGCCGCCGCGGTGAGCCCCGTCGTCCGCGTCACCGTCGCCCGCACGGTGCAGCGGGTGCTCGGCCTGCGCGTCGTCCCCGTCCTGGCCGAGCCCGGCGCCGACCCGGCGACGTGCTGCCCCCTCGCGGTGGACGGCGCGCCACGGCCGGCGCGGGGGCTCCCCCTGCACCTGCTGGGGACCGCGCAGGGCGTGGCCGACGGGACGCCGGTGACCGTCGAGGCCATGGCCCGCTGGGGCGAGTGGCAGACCGTCGCCACGCCCCGGGTCGTCGACGGCCGCTTCGACGTGCCGGCGGTCGAGGGTCCCTGCTGCGGGTACTCCACGGTCCTGCGCGCCGTGGTCGCGGCCGCCGGCGCAGCCCCCGCCCTGCGGAGCCCCGACACCTGGGTGACGCCCGCCGCGCCGCGCCTGTCCGCCACCCTCCCCCCGGCCGTCGCCCGCGGTCAGGTCCTGCGGGTCGAGGGCACCTGGGCCCCGGCGAGCGCGGGACGCGTGGTCCGGCTCCAGCAGCTCAGGGACCGGGTGTGGACGACGGCGGCCGAGGCGGTCACCACCGCCGACGGGCGCTTCTCCCTCGTGGCGCGCCCCCCGCAGCCGGGGACGCACGGCTACCGCGTGGCGGCCGTGGCGCAGGGACGCCTGCCGGTGCAGGCCACCCCGCCCTCCACCGTCGTCGTCCGGGACGCGCCGCTCCCCGCGGCCTGGGCCACCGCCCTCAGCGACCTCTCCCCGGCCACGGCCGGGCCGCGCCCGCTGCCCGGCGCGGTCCGCGTCGACGGCCGGGAGCACGCGCGCTCGCTGCGGCTGCCCGCCGCAGCGAGCCTCGACCTCCCCCTCGGGGCCGACGCCGCGACCTTCCACGCGACCGTCGCCGTGGCGGCACCCGGCCCCGCCGGCGCACCCGCCGAGCTGCGGGTGCGCGTCGACGGGCGCACCGTGCTCAGCCGCACGGTGCCCGACGGCACGGCGTTCCCGCTCGCCGTGGACGTGCGCGGTGCGCGGACCCTGAGCGTCGCCGCGGGCCCGACCGGGCACGGCGGCGACGGCGCCGGCCCCCTCGTCGTGCTCGGGTCCGCCGCCGTGACGAGCGCCGTCGAGCCGCCTCGCGGCGTCGTGCCCGGCATCCTCTACCTGGCGGACCGGGCACCCGTCGCGGTGACCGGCGGCGTCCGCGTCGCCGACGACCTGCTGCTGGCGGCGGGGACCGGCCCGGCAGGCAGCGCCGGCTGGACGCTCGACGGGGGACGGACCCGGCTCACGGCGAGCGCGCGCCTCGGCGGTGGCGGCGCCGGCACCGGCTCGGTGCGCGTCGTCGGGGACGGGCGGCTGCTCGCGACGTACGAGGGGGTGGGGGCGGTGGCCGTACCGCTGGACGTCGACGTCAGGGGGGTCCGCGACCTGCGGGTCGAGCTCGCGCTCGGCGAGGGAGCGGCCGGCGAGCTGCGCGTCTCGCACGCGGCGGTGCTGCCGTGA
- a CDS encoding AfsR/SARP family transcriptional regulator codes for MEVGVLGPVVAARDGAPVPLGGPRHREVLARLVAARGRVVGVRRLVDDLWDEPADGSVAALRTFVAALRRALEPDRPPRAPARLLVTDGPGYALRLPPSAVDAWRFADEVAAAPDDPPAAAAPRLEGALALWRGPAYADAAERPWAAPERARLTALRLDAVERLGGARLALGLAARAVPDLEAHAAAHPWREEGWRLLALALYRSGRQGDALSAVRRARAVLADQLGVDPGPALRRLEDDLLAHAPHLDGPVAADQVWERAAAAYERVVAPGAPARLESTVGLLRGLAVTGGAGLVAAREHRVEAVLAAEALGDPELAARVVGAYDVPAVWTRTDDPAGAAQVVAAAERLLAALPDSASPAVRARLLATVAVESRGTASARGPQAAAQAEALARGLDDPALLAFALDGVWMQSCTRAGLAPVRDAVGAEVVALAARHGLVSYEVLGHLVRLQARSALGDLDGAGGHAAAAARLASAHGRPLVDVFLAWWDALRRSLDPSAPAGEVERAYAGAVARLDGSGMPGLAAGLPALARLALALREGRPAPADERAWGPYEPWALPLVLAGAGDGAAARRALERVPDPPPDLLLEAMWCLVARASAACGSRAAARRARAALTPAAGELAGAGSGLVSLGTVAEHLALLDRVLQD; via the coding sequence GTGGAGGTCGGGGTGCTCGGGCCGGTCGTGGCGGCCCGCGACGGCGCGCCGGTGCCCCTCGGCGGGCCGCGGCACCGCGAGGTCCTGGCGCGGCTCGTCGCGGCGCGCGGGCGCGTGGTCGGGGTGCGGCGCCTCGTCGACGACCTGTGGGACGAGCCCGCGGACGGCTCGGTCGCGGCGCTGCGCACCTTCGTCGCCGCGCTGCGGCGCGCGCTCGAGCCCGACCGCCCGCCGCGCGCACCCGCGCGGCTGCTCGTGACCGACGGTCCCGGGTACGCCCTGCGCCTCCCGCCGTCCGCCGTCGACGCGTGGCGGTTCGCCGACGAGGTCGCCGCCGCCCCGGACGACCCGCCCGCCGCGGCGGCGCCCCGCCTCGAGGGGGCGCTGGCGCTGTGGCGCGGGCCCGCGTACGCCGACGCGGCCGAGCGCCCCTGGGCCGCGCCGGAGCGCGCGCGGCTGACCGCCCTGCGCCTGGACGCCGTCGAGCGGCTCGGCGGGGCGCGCCTCGCGCTCGGCCTCGCCGCGCGCGCCGTCCCGGACCTGGAGGCGCACGCCGCGGCGCACCCCTGGCGCGAGGAGGGGTGGCGGCTGCTGGCCCTGGCGCTCTACCGCTCCGGGCGGCAGGGGGACGCCCTGTCCGCCGTGCGCCGCGCCCGCGCCGTGCTCGCCGACCAGCTCGGCGTCGACCCCGGGCCCGCGCTGCGCCGGCTCGAGGACGACCTGCTCGCCCACGCCCCGCACCTCGACGGGCCGGTCGCGGCGGACCAGGTGTGGGAGCGGGCCGCGGCGGCGTACGAGCGCGTGGTCGCCCCCGGCGCTCCCGCGCGGCTGGAGTCCACGGTCGGGCTGCTGCGCGGCCTGGCGGTGACCGGCGGCGCCGGGCTCGTGGCCGCCCGCGAGCACCGGGTCGAGGCCGTGCTGGCCGCCGAGGCGCTGGGCGACCCCGAGCTCGCCGCGCGGGTGGTGGGGGCGTACGACGTGCCCGCGGTGTGGACCCGGACCGACGACCCCGCCGGGGCGGCCCAGGTCGTGGCCGCCGCGGAGCGCCTGCTCGCCGCGCTGCCGGACAGCGCTTCCCCGGCCGTCCGGGCGCGCCTGCTGGCCACCGTCGCGGTCGAGTCGCGGGGCACCGCGTCGGCCCGCGGCCCGCAGGCCGCCGCCCAGGCTGAGGCGCTCGCGCGCGGCCTCGACGACCCCGCCCTGCTCGCCTTCGCGCTCGACGGCGTCTGGATGCAGTCCTGCACCCGGGCCGGCCTCGCACCGGTCCGCGACGCCGTCGGCGCCGAGGTCGTCGCCCTCGCGGCGCGGCACGGCCTCGTGTCGTACGAGGTCCTCGGGCACCTCGTGCGCCTGCAGGCGCGCAGCGCGCTCGGCGACCTCGACGGCGCCGGCGGGCACGCGGCCGCCGCCGCCCGGCTCGCGTCGGCGCACGGCCGGCCGCTCGTCGACGTCTTCCTCGCCTGGTGGGACGCGCTGCGCCGCTCGCTCGACCCGTCGGCGCCGGCGGGCGAGGTCGAGCGTGCGTACGCCGGTGCCGTCGCCCGGCTCGACGGGTCGGGCATGCCGGGCCTCGCGGCCGGGCTCCCCGCGCTGGCCCGGCTGGCCCTGGCGCTGCGCGAGGGGCGGCCCGCGCCGGCGGACGAGCGGGCGTGGGGGCCGTACGAGCCCTGGGCCCTGCCCCTCGTCCTCGCCGGCGCGGGGGACGGCGCCGCCGCCCGGCGGGCGCTCGAGCGCGTCCCGGACCCGCCCCCGGACCTGCTGCTCGAGGCCATGTGGTGCCTGGTCGCCCGCGCGTCCGCGGCCTGCGGCTCCCGTGCGGCGGCCCGCCGGGCCCGCGCGGCCCTCACCCCCGCCGCCGGCGAGCTCGCGGGCGCCGGCAGCGGGCTCGTGTCCCTCGGCACCGTGGCCGAGCACCTGGCGCTGCTGGACCGGGTGCTGCAGGACTGA
- a CDS encoding alpha/beta fold hydrolase gives MAPTIPGARYERVPVADGVALQAAVLGSGPPLVLLHGFPQTSLAWRHVAVDLAAERTVVCPDLRGYGGSDAPPDDGEAYSKRTMAADVVALARALGHERFALAGHDRGALVAFRAGLDHPDAVTHLACLDVVPTVDMWEVLHGASAAVAWHLYLMAQPAGLPERMVQGAGDAFFAHFLDAWGADPAAVPPDVRAAYLAACAARVPSIVADYRASAGVDLEHDLASRAAGDVLRMPVAVVQQDWGAVLGYDAAAVWRAWAPDLVHGTTRSGHFMAETAPAEVAAALRELLAR, from the coding sequence GTGGCACCCACCATCCCCGGCGCGCGGTACGAGCGCGTCCCCGTCGCCGACGGCGTGGCCCTGCAGGCCGCCGTCCTCGGCAGCGGGCCCCCGCTCGTGCTGCTGCACGGCTTCCCCCAGACCTCGCTGGCCTGGCGGCACGTCGCCGTCGACCTCGCCGCCGAGCGCACCGTCGTCTGCCCCGACCTGCGCGGGTACGGCGGGAGCGACGCGCCGCCGGACGACGGGGAGGCGTACTCCAAGCGCACCATGGCGGCGGACGTCGTGGCCCTGGCCCGGGCGCTCGGGCACGAGCGGTTCGCCCTCGCCGGGCACGACCGGGGCGCGCTGGTCGCCTTCCGCGCGGGGCTCGACCACCCGGACGCCGTCACGCACCTGGCCTGCCTCGACGTCGTCCCCACGGTCGACATGTGGGAGGTGCTGCACGGCGCGTCCGCCGCGGTCGCCTGGCACCTCTACCTCATGGCCCAGCCGGCGGGGCTGCCGGAGCGGATGGTGCAGGGCGCGGGGGACGCGTTCTTCGCCCACTTCCTCGACGCCTGGGGCGCGGACCCCGCGGCGGTGCCCCCGGACGTGCGCGCGGCGTACCTCGCCGCCTGCGCCGCGCGGGTGCCGTCCATCGTCGCCGACTACCGGGCGTCGGCCGGCGTGGACCTCGAGCACGACCTGGCCTCGCGGGCGGCGGGCGACGTGCTGCGGATGCCCGTGGCCGTGGTGCAGCAGGACTGGGGCGCCGTCCTCGGGTACGACGCCGCCGCGGTGTGGCGGGCCTGGGCGCCGGACCTCGTGCACGGGACGACGCGCAGCGGCCACTTCATGGCCGAGACCGCGCCCGCGGAGGTGGCCGCCGCGCTGCGCGAGCTGCTCGCACGGTAG
- a CDS encoding alpha/beta hydrolase fold domain-containing protein, with protein sequence MPSLSSLAVEALLRASRANRWFVDAGAARRHVRERALRPRPYGPPRLLRRDVAVSVDHAAGVPVYALAPRSGAARGAVVYVHGGAWVEEIAPQHWRLCAQVAAEAGTTVLVPVYPLVPFGTAEQVVGAVVDLVLRAVDAHGGACLAGDSAGGQVALSSALVLRDRHGVVLPRTVLVAPALDLSLTNPGIDAVQPSDPWLGREGTRVLIEHWRGGLPLDDPRVSPLCGDPAGLGPLTVFSGTRDITRPDIELLVARARAAGVAVELHDGVGQLHVYPLLPTPEGRAARAVLVDRLRTARP encoded by the coding sequence GTGCCGAGCCTGTCGAGCCTCGCCGTCGAGGCGCTCCTGCGCGCGAGCCGCGCCAACCGCTGGTTCGTGGACGCCGGGGCCGCCCGCCGGCACGTGCGCGAGCGGGCGCTGCGGCCCCGCCCGTACGGCCCGCCCCGGCTCCTGCGCCGCGACGTGGCGGTGTCGGTGGACCACGCGGCCGGCGTCCCCGTCTACGCGCTGGCGCCGCGGTCGGGCGCTGCCCGCGGGGCCGTGGTGTACGTGCACGGCGGCGCCTGGGTCGAGGAGATCGCCCCGCAGCACTGGCGCCTCTGCGCCCAGGTGGCGGCGGAGGCGGGGACGACGGTGCTCGTGCCGGTCTACCCGCTGGTGCCGTTCGGCACGGCGGAGCAGGTGGTGGGCGCGGTCGTCGACCTCGTGCTGCGGGCGGTCGACGCGCACGGCGGCGCGTGCCTGGCGGGCGACTCGGCCGGGGGCCAGGTAGCGCTGTCCAGCGCGCTCGTCCTGCGCGACCGCCACGGGGTCGTGCTGCCGCGCACGGTGCTCGTGGCCCCGGCGCTGGACCTGTCGCTGACGAACCCCGGCATCGACGCGGTGCAGCCGAGCGACCCGTGGCTGGGGCGCGAGGGGACGCGGGTGCTCATCGAGCACTGGCGCGGCGGGCTGCCGCTGGACGACCCGCGCGTGAGCCCGCTCTGCGGGGACCCCGCCGGCCTGGGCCCCCTCACGGTCTTCAGCGGCACGCGCGACATCACCCGGCCGGACATCGAGCTGCTCGTCGCCCGGGCGCGGGCCGCCGGCGTCGCGGTGGAGCTGCACGACGGGGTGGGGCAGCTGCACGTCTACC